The nucleotide sequence AGACCGGCAGCATGGATAATGCCACGATCGTCAGCCAAAAATCCATAGAAAACATGATTGCTACCGCGATAATTATGGTAGCCATATCCAGCCAAACATTCATAAGACCCGTAATGACAAATGTCTTTGTTTGCTCTACATCATGAATCACTCTTGAGATAATTTCACCAGATTTGTTATTAGAGTAAAAACGCAGGCTTAAGCGCTGAATGTGATCGAACATCTTGTCTCGAATGTCATATAAAACCTTTGTACCAACCCATTGCGCATAGTATTGTCTCCAATATTCAATAGGAGGCCGCATCACAACGAATATGAGTGCTGCTCCTCCCATCAGCCAGTACAGTTTGTTTAGCTTTTCATCCATGGGTATTGATACCTGGATGATATCATCTACCACGTATTTTAAAATAAGCGGTGTTAATAAAGGAATACCAAACTTAGCGAGCCCAATTAAGATGGTCCAGAAAATTTGCCATTTGTAAGGTTTTACAAAAATTAAATAACGTTTAATACTATCCATTTCATCACACCATTCTTTCCATCATAAAAAGAAAACTTGGCAAAGCGCCAAGTTAACCTTATTTAAAAAAAGGACAACCTGCTGACTCTTCAACAGGTTTTCCTTTTTATCGGAATTCTAAATATCTTTCATACCATTGTTCAACAAATCCTGGTTCAAATGGGCCCTTTTTTTGGGTAACCATCAAGATTAATTCTTGAAGATTTTTTTTAATAATTGTATCAAGCTGACTCGGATACCTCATCATTCTTTTGTGAAGTTCATACTCGTCCTCATCTAATAAGATATAAGTCCCATCTGGAAAAACTTTAATATCAAGATCATAATCAATATATTTTAATGCTTCCTTGTCCCACATAAATGGGGATCCCAAGTTACAGTAATAATAGATACCGTCTTCTCTAATCATACCGATCACATTAAACCATTGCTTCGCGTTAAAATAGCAAATTGCAGGTTCTCTCGTCCGCCACTGACGTCCGTCAGATTCAGTAACAAGGATCCGGTCGTTACCGCATATCACCTGACTAGGAGTACCTTTTAAAATAACAGTATCT is from Fictibacillus sp. b24 and encodes:
- the ntdP gene encoding nucleoside tri-diphosphate phosphatase, with the translated sequence MSFPATGSIINIQSYKHNGYLHRNWEDTVILKGTPSQVICGNDRILVTESDGRQWRTREPAICYFNAKQWFNVIGMIREDGIYYYCNLGSPFMWDKEALKYIDYDLDIKVFPDGTYILLDEDEYELHKRMMRYPSQLDTIIKKNLQELILMVTQKKGPFEPGFVEQWYERYLEFR